From a single Apium graveolens cultivar Ventura chromosome 2, ASM990537v1, whole genome shotgun sequence genomic region:
- the LOC141684755 gene encoding cytochrome P450 734A1-like, with protein MALFLATILLLTLASLKFFYSVIWVPWRTQQFFRKQGVKGPNYRPFYGNTAEMTRMTEEAQSKSISCLNHDIVHRVSPDYYQWSAKYGKTFLCWFGTTPRLVLADPDMIKEALLNTTDIVDRDSFNPSSRPLFGQGLTGLMGHKWAAHRKIVTAAFNMQNIKAWVPGMVASVTKMLDNWEAEMGERDEYELEIHQEFHSLSAEIMFKAALGSNFEIGRRMFEIQQQQELLTYQAMHNVYIPGFRFLPTKMNRLRWRLESETREIMRTIIKIHGKTSENSTNFLSMLMSGSKMNEHKEGLEIEEVIDECKTLFYGGQEATANALTWAILLLAQNQEWQNKAREEVLRVCKGNELPAAENLQELKIVGMIIKETLRLYAPDNSMSRRTLKNFKVGSLNIPAGTEFYLPQIAVHHDTKIWGVDANEFNPARFLEPPKHLGAYFPFGIGSRICIGRNLATLQAKIVLAMIIKQFFFSVSPSYVHAPMMLVTVRPQYGAHILVRKINQ; from the exons ATGGCTTTGTTCTTAGCTACTATCTTGCTACTTACTCTCGCAAGCTTAAAATTTTTCTACTCTGTAATATGGGTTCCATGGAGAACTCAACAGTTTTTTCGAAAACAAGGCGTAAAAGGCCCGAATTATCGTCCATTTTACGGGAACACAGCAGAGATGACAAGGATGACAGAAGAAGCTCAATCCAAATCCATTTCTTGTTTAAATCATGACATTGTACACCGAGTGTCACCAGATTATTACCAGTGGTCAGCCAAGTATGGCAAGACCTTTTTGTGCTGGTTCGGGACGACGCCAAGGCTGGTTTTGGCAGATCCAGACATGATCAAAGAGGCGTTGCTTAACACAACTGATATAGTTGATAGGGATAGTTTCAATCCTTCTTCTAGGCCGCTGTTTGGGCAGGGACTTACTGGGTTGATGGGTCATAAATGGGCTGCTCACCGGAAGATTGTAACTGCAGCTTTCAACATGCAGAACATTAAG GCTTGGGTACCTGGGATGGTAGCTAGTGTAACAAAGATGCTGGATAACTGGGAAGCAGAAATGGGAGAAAGGGATGAATATGAGTTGGAAATTCACCAAGAGTTTCACTCCCTGTCAGCTGAGATTATGTTTAAAGCAGCTTTAGGGAGTAATTTCGAAATTGGGAGACGCATGTTTGAAATTCAGCAGCAACAAGAGCTCCTTACTTATCAGGCTATGCATAATGTTTATATTCCTGGATTCAG GTTTTTGCCTACTAAGATGAACAGATTGAGATGGAGATTAGAGAGTGAAACCAGAGAAATAATGAGGACTATTATTAAGATTCATGGAAAAACAAGTGAAAATTCTACAAATTTCTTGAGCATGTTAATGTCTGGTAGCAAGATGAATGAACATAAAGAGGGGTTGGAGATTGAGGAAGTGATTGATGAGTGTAAGACATTGTTCTACGGGGGTCAAGAAGCAACTGCTAATGCATTGACTTGGGCAATTCTCCTTCTTGCACAGAATCAAGAATGGCAAAACAAAGCCCGCGAAGAAGTTCTTCGAGTGTGCAAAGGCAATGAGCTCCCAGCTGCAGAGAACTTGCAAGAGTTAAAGATT GTTGGTATGATAATAAAAGAAACACTTCGACTTTATGCTCCTGATAACAGTATGTCGAGGCGGACCTTGAAGAATTTTAAAGTTGGCAGCTTAAACATCCCAGCCGGAACAGAATTTTACCTACCACAAATTGCTGTCCATCATGACACAAAAATATGGGGAGTAGATGCAAACGAGTTCAATCCTGCAAGGTTTCTCGAGCCTCCTAAGCATTTGGGTGCGTACTTTCCATTTGGGATAGGCTCCAGAATTTGCATTGGTCGGAATCTGGCAACACTTCAAGCTAAAATTGTGCTAGCCATGATAATCAAACAGTTCTTCTTTTCGGTTTCACCATCATATGTCCATGCTCCAATGATGCTGGTTACTGTGAGGCCTCAATATGGTGCTCATATCCTTGTTAGGAAAATCAATCAATGA